The Kiloniellales bacterium genome includes the window CCAGCGACCGACCAGGCGGCCGCCTTGCAGGGTTCCGTAGATCTTTCCGTGGTCGCGATCACCCCTCCCAGGGGCGACTCGAAGATGACCATCGGCCCGTACTTACTCTTCCAATCGCCGGCGGCGCCGGCAAACACCTCGTTTGACGACCATACCGCCAAGGCCACGAACAGGCAGGTTGCCCAGAGAACCCGGTGCTCCATGGCCGCAGCCTCCTCAACTCAATTCCGAACAGGCCCGCCGCAAACGCTTGGCCGCCTCCTCCAGCTCGGCCATGGAGACGGCGTAGGACAGGCGGACGTAGGGATCGAGCTCGAAGGCGACGCCGGGCACGACCGCGACCCCGGCCTCTTCCAGCAGGTACTTGGCGAAATCGGTGCTGCTCTCGATCCGGCGGCCGTCCGGCGCGCTCCGTCCCAGCACGCCTTCGCAGTTGACGTAGAGGAAGAAGGAGCCCTCCGGCGGCGCGCACTTCAGGTGGGGCGTCTGGTTGATCGCGGGGACGATGAAGTCGCGCCGCTGCTTGAAGCTCGCAGCCCGCTCCTTGAGGAAATCCTGCGGCCCGTTGAGCGCCTCGATCGCGGCGACCTGGGAAATCGACGAAGGATTGCCGGTCGACTGGCTCATGACCTTGCGCATGGCGTCGATCAAGCGCTTCGGGCCGCCGGCGAAGCCGATGCGCCAGCCGGTCATGGCATAGCCCTTGGAGATGCCGTTCACCGTCAGGGTGCGTTCGTAGAGCTTCGGCTCGACCTGGGCCGGCGTGACGAACTTGAGGCCGTCGAAGACGATGTGCTCGTAGATGTCGTCGGCAAGCACCCAGACCCGCGGATGCTCAAGCAGCACGTCGGTCAGCGCCCTGAGCTCGGCCGCGTCGTAGGTCGCGCCGGTCGGGTTGCCGGGCGAGT containing:
- a CDS encoding pyridoxal phosphate-dependent aminotransferase, translated to MKELPALASVLDRFEPSKISEISSLTSRLQEEGRDIIHLGIGEPDFETPENAVEAGVAAIRSGQTKYTPVDGTTAMKQAIREKFLRDNELDYPVEQIIAASGAKPLLAHAIQAVLDPGDEVIIPTPCWVSHPGMVRLYGGEAVFVACPEEKGFKLQPGDLERAITAKTKLVIMNSPGNPTGATYDAAELRALTDVLLEHPRVWVLADDIYEHIVFDGLKFVTPAQVEPKLYERTLTVNGISKGYAMTGWRIGFAGGPKRLIDAMRKVMSQSTGNPSSISQVAAIEALNGPQDFLKERAASFKQRRDFIVPAINQTPHLKCAPPEGSFFLYVNCEGVLGRSAPDGRRIESSTDFAKYLLEEAGVAVVPGVAFELDPYVRLSYAVSMAELEEAAKRLRRACSELS